The Salarias fasciatus chromosome 11, fSalaFa1.1, whole genome shotgun sequence genomic interval GGAGTCTCTCTCACAGAgatttgcacattttaaatAGCATTACTTTcatttacagacaaaaaaagatgacaaaatAGAACAAAGTGGTTAAAAGACATTGGTATTGAAACTTGCTGTTTGCTGTTTAAGGCTTTTATTTCCCTTCAGActttgacctgtgtgtgtgtgtgtctgcagtgtttcctgtcaGATTCTCTGCTTGCAGCACTTCCTGATAAGGAGCTTTGTGTGGACAATAAGACTGAAAGGCTGGACTGATGCTCCACTGGTTCATAAAAATTCAAAGCTTTGAGGTTATCTGAATGATTCACAAGTTACAGCACATGTGGAAGGATTGATTTCTACTCCTGACCTTGTTTCTTGATAAAGCTCCCCAGTGCAAATCCAAGAGTGAGAGAGGTCTGAAAGCGTTCTTCAAAGAGGCTgtataagtgtttttttttttttcttttttgctgtgtAATCTTTCCCCTCACATGTTGCTGGGATTATCTTCTATACATCCAGATATACTCGCTACTATCCAGAGCAAAGAGCTTAAAAAGCTGTAGAAAGCAGCTTGAAGCCGACAAGGTGGAAAACTGTAAAGATCTGTTGCGGTAGAAAAAGAAAGCCATGACTCGCTGTTCACGGGCCTGCTGTACAAACATCAGCAGTGCGGTCGATGGTTCGGCAGATAAAACCATGAATTCAGATGGAAGGGACTCTGTTACATAAACCACGGCTCCATATGTGTGCAGGCAGCCTCACAGATATCATGGCTAACATGAACCAACGCCATCTGCCCGACGCTCCCCGaactgaacatgcaaacacacatacacacacccatgGGCTTCTGTGAAATGTTACCTTGGCAACTCATTTTCCTGGGTTTAACTGCTTTCTCGGCAGAATcgagtttgggatttttttttttttggacgaACTGTGTCTGAGCTCGGTGTCACACTGTGACCCAAATCTCTAATCAGTCCCCGAGCAGTCGACTTGCTGCACCCAATCAgataagacacacacacacataactaattgtgtttcaaaaagttcagcTCTAATGTCACCTCCTGAGTCATCTTTCATCGGCTTGGTTTTgttgcagttaaaaaaaaaacctcgttTGTGTGAGTCTCCTCTGCGTAAAGCATGAGTCACCCACTTTAATCTCTCATTAGCATGACAGAGACGACAGACAAAAGAGGGAGCTTTTTCTATTCAAATAACACATCACTTTATTTCAATTAACTGTGCTTAAATATCTTCTAAGTAgcaaaatacaacacaatatCCATTATTTACAATAAGTGCAAAATACAACAGCTCATAAATACAGTGAACAATACTACTCAGTTGTAATTATTTAAACAAATATATAAACCACGACTAATATGAGCTTACGACAGGTAAACTCAGCACTTCGGGACAATTTTGgcaaaaacaggaacaaagaggatgaggaaaagagaaaaaaatagctAACATTAACATCTTTGTTCAAAACACAGAATTGaacaaaaaaatcctgttcTTCTCTCAGTTTCCGTCAACCGATCTCCGACCCGTCAAAAGATTctgctacacaaacacactgaatgtgAGTGCGACTGTCCACTCCATCAGAAAGCCCGGCACGCTGAGCCCGGTCCACGAGGCAAGCCAGTGGAAACGCCGCCGTCCGCCCTCCTGTGGAGTCCTGGTGGTGTGGAGCATGGATGAGGTACCGGCCCGTCGGAGGCAGTCTCCCTCATGGTCCTGCTTCCTTCACCTGCTCAAACGTTTGATGCTCTCGCTATGATTGTCTGACTCCTACAGCACGGAGAGGTCATGGCAGGACTTGGATTTCAGCCAAAACGCAACGTTGGGATTGTTCTTTGCCACTATCTTGTCAAGGAACCGTCTGGCCTTCATGGGCAGGCTTTCCCGGCGTGCGCTACAGTGTGCGTGGCGGCGGCGCTTGTTGGCCTCCCTGGAGTCTCGGCGAAGACGCAGCTGTCGCACTATGCCGTGGAAGGCCTCCCAGATGTTGTGCTGCATGGCGGCTGAGGTCTCGATGAACTTGCAGTCGAAAACGGCGGCACAAGCGCGACCCTCTGAAAcaaaggaggaagagagagaagtcAGAGATCTGCAGCTGCATCACGTGGGATGTAAACACAGTAAAACtgatcacacactcacaaagtCTCCTTACCAGTTGCTGACACCTCTCGGCGTCGCACCAGGTCGCACTTGTTCCCCACGAGAATTATTGGCGTGTTCTGGGCTGGACAGAAACGACGCAAAGTTATCCGGAGCTCGGAGGCTCGCAGGAACGAGGTCCGGTCAGTGATCGAGTACAGCAGCAGGTAGGCATCGCCGGTCTGCATGTGCTGCTCATGGGCCCAGTCAGCGTCAGCCTGTCAACACACAAGTGCTTCGAGTTAAAGGAGTCGActcaataaagacaaaaacatcaaatcaaatcacttGTCATGAAAATAATCAGAGCATTCAATTTTTATATTATAATAGATAAACTAGAAAGCCAGTGAGAATGAAGGTTTACAggcaaaattaaacaaatagAGGGTGAGacagctgagagcagagaggataAAGAGCAGGCTGTGGTTTGTGCTCACCTCTGTGTCCCATGTGTCCACTAGAGTGATAGTTGCAGGCTCTCCGTCCACCTCGATGTCCTTTTCACACACTTCATCTGAAATCGGACAGGACATGAGTTAATGTCAAAACAAACGCTGCTCATTATGTCTTCCAggatttttacaaactcatatAACTACACGCAGAAGCCCATGTACATTTGATTTGGTAAAACGCGCAGCGCGATCAACGGATTTTCAGCAAATGACGGATCGATTATTTGAGAAACGCGCAAATCGCCCAAAAGCGCCTTAAAAAACTCTTTATATTCAAATTCACAACAGTTGTTTTGATCTTttcctcacctccacacagctcGCAGTCGTCACTGTCCATGCTGTCTGCCGCCCCGGCGAAGATGCTCGCGAACGCCGTCTTCCCGACCCCGCTGGCCCCGAGCAGCACCACCCGGTACGGGCTCTCGGGCTCCGCCGGCTCCCCGGCGGACTCGATGGAGATGACCGAGTCCGAGGACGACCAGCTGCCGCGGCTGCCCTCCGACTCCCCGGCGGAGCTGGTGCAGGACCTGGAGCGGGAGATGCAGGCGGGGACCCGGGCCAGGAGGCTGTCCGGCAGCAGGTGGCTGCCCGGGTCGCAGATGCTCCAGCGGTGCAGCTCGGTCTGCAGGCGGAGGCTGTGGCGGCGCACGCTGGACAGCatggtccctgaacgcagcacggggGAATTCAACCGCTTCACTTTTTAGAGGAATAATCGactaaaaagaacaaataatctctctagtttaaaaaaaataaaataaaatcttgaATAATGCAGTCCATCTGTTTTACCTACAACACATCAGAAAGTTGgatcataaaaaaaagagagaaaaaataaattcagtggCAGACTGGCTTCTCTCccgctttttaaaaaaagttttatctCCAAAAGCCGTTCGGTCTGTAAAATCCAAACAGTTGGGAGTCTGCCGCTCAGTGCAGTCAGCTGTTAATGCGCTCAGGGGGGTTCCCTTCACTTTATATACAGCCTGTGGACGGAGAGGGgtgggaggaggggtgggggtgctgAAGGA includes:
- the gem gene encoding GTP-binding protein GEM, encoding MLSSVRRHSLRLQTELHRWSICDPGSHLLPDSLLARVPACISRSRSCTSSAGESEGSRGSWSSSDSVISIESAGEPAEPESPYRVVLLGASGVGKTAFASIFAGAADSMDSDDCELCGDEVCEKDIEVDGEPATITLVDTWDTEADADWAHEQHMQTGDAYLLLYSITDRTSFLRASELRITLRRFCPAQNTPIILVGNKCDLVRRREVSATEGRACAAVFDCKFIETSAAMQHNIWEAFHGIVRQLRLRRDSREANKRRRHAHCSARRESLPMKARRFLDKIVAKNNPNVAFWLKSKSCHDLSVL